Proteins from one Belonocnema kinseyi isolate 2016_QV_RU_SX_M_011 chromosome 8, B_treatae_v1, whole genome shotgun sequence genomic window:
- the LOC117178724 gene encoding vicilin-like seed storage protein At2g18540 yields the protein MNQQLIVRCKDCFLQLLGIELLTHTCIKWVDPLQPPAGESKEAEKARREEYDRRKRAETESNMRRKIREIRRVEVKKQAWLGKEGYDKPMPKGGEEGNKVIIKEKEEITWYGLPTKEEVKKRASELKLKWNKIKIQQDKEREERETEGMKRLLKLRQERYINDAIRKRKEEKLEKERIRRATE from the coding sequence atgaatcaaCAGCTGATAGTGAGATGCAAGGATTGCTTTCTGCAGTTGCTGGGGATAGAATTATTGACCCACACATGTATAAAGTGGGTCGATCCTCTTCAACCTCCGGCCGGGGAAAGTAAAGAAGCGGAAAAAGCTAGAAGAGAGGAGTACGATCGAAGAAAAAGAGCAGAAACAGAGAGTAATATGCGTAGGAAGATTAGGGAAATAAGAAGAGTGGAAGTTAAAAAGCAAGCGTGGTTAGGAAAAGAAGGGTACGACAAACCAATGCCAAAAGGGGGAGAAGAGGGAAACaaagtaataataaaagaaaaagaggaaataacTTGGTACGGCCTTCCAACCaaggaagaagtaaaaaaaagggcaagcgaattaaaattaaaatggaataaaattaaaatacagcaGGACAAGGAAAGAGAAGAGAGGGAAACAGAAGGAATGAAAAGATTACTAAAACTAAGACAGGAAAGATACATCAATGATGCTATAAGGAAGAGGAAGGaagaaaaactagaaaaagaaagaataagaAGGGCGACAGAGTAa